In the Kitasatospora terrestris genome, one interval contains:
- the glmS gene encoding glutamine--fructose-6-phosphate transaminase (isomerizing), whose translation MCGIVAYIGPKDATTFLLEGLQRLEYRGYDSAGVAVLGKSGALKVCKTKGRVADLAAALPARFKGTTGIGHTRWATHGEPSDANAHPHTDNAERIAVVHNGIIENADELRAKLTAEGAVFRSETDTEVLAHLVAAHLGDGEGQLEDAVRAALKLVVGTYGIAVVDSAQPDRIVVARNGSPIVLGLGEKEMFAASDVAALVRYTRQVVHLEDGELAVVRADGFRTFTEDARTVTRQPSTVDWEVGSYDTGGYEHYLLKEIHEQPAAVERTLSGRLDERFATAHLGGLNLDARELREIRRVKILGCGSAYYAGEMGAQLIEELARIPAHSEPASEFRYRNPVIEADTLYVAVSQSGETYDTLAAVQEIKRKGGRVLGVVNTVGSAIARECDGGIYLHAGPEISVASTKAFTSTVIAFALLALHFGRIHDLSPADGRRIVSALKALPGHIRQILEQDEEIAELAAKYADNAGMMFIGRVRGYPVAREGAQKLKEISYVHAEAYPASELKHGPLALISPELPTVALVPDDELLDKNLTTLGEIKARSGRVLAVAHRAPEAKLADHCILVPKSEPELDPLLLNIPLQLLAYHAAVALGRDVDKPRNLAKSVTVE comes from the coding sequence ATGTGCGGAATCGTGGCCTACATCGGCCCGAAGGACGCGACCACCTTCCTCCTCGAGGGCCTCCAGCGGCTGGAGTACCGGGGCTACGACTCCGCCGGCGTCGCCGTCCTCGGCAAGTCCGGCGCCCTCAAGGTCTGCAAGACCAAGGGCCGGGTCGCCGACCTCGCCGCCGCCCTGCCCGCCCGCTTCAAGGGCACCACCGGCATCGGCCACACCCGCTGGGCCACCCACGGCGAGCCCAGCGACGCCAACGCCCACCCGCACACCGACAACGCCGAGCGCATCGCGGTCGTCCACAACGGCATCATCGAGAACGCCGACGAACTGCGCGCCAAGCTCACCGCCGAGGGCGCGGTCTTCCGCTCCGAGACCGACACCGAGGTCCTCGCCCACCTGGTCGCCGCCCACCTCGGCGACGGCGAGGGCCAGCTGGAGGACGCGGTGCGCGCCGCGCTCAAGCTGGTCGTCGGCACCTACGGCATCGCCGTCGTCGACTCCGCCCAGCCCGACCGGATCGTGGTCGCCCGCAACGGCAGCCCGATCGTGCTCGGCCTCGGCGAGAAGGAGATGTTCGCCGCCTCCGACGTCGCCGCCCTGGTCCGCTACACCCGCCAGGTCGTCCACCTGGAGGACGGCGAACTCGCCGTGGTCCGCGCCGACGGCTTCCGCACCTTCACCGAGGACGCCCGCACCGTCACCCGCCAGCCGTCCACCGTCGACTGGGAGGTCGGCTCGTACGACACCGGCGGCTACGAGCACTACCTGCTCAAGGAGATCCACGAGCAGCCCGCCGCCGTCGAGCGCACCCTCTCCGGCCGGCTCGACGAGCGCTTCGCCACCGCCCACCTCGGCGGCCTCAACCTCGACGCCCGGGAACTGCGCGAGATCCGCCGGGTGAAGATCCTCGGCTGCGGCTCCGCCTACTACGCCGGCGAGATGGGCGCCCAGCTGATCGAGGAACTCGCCCGCATCCCCGCCCACTCCGAGCCCGCCTCCGAGTTCCGCTACCGCAACCCGGTGATCGAGGCCGACACCCTCTACGTCGCGGTCAGCCAGTCCGGCGAGACCTACGACACCCTCGCCGCCGTCCAGGAGATCAAGCGCAAGGGCGGCCGCGTCCTCGGCGTCGTCAACACCGTCGGCAGCGCCATCGCGCGCGAGTGCGACGGCGGCATCTACCTGCACGCCGGCCCCGAGATCTCGGTCGCCTCCACCAAGGCCTTCACCTCCACGGTCATCGCCTTCGCGCTGCTCGCCCTGCACTTCGGCCGGATCCACGACCTCTCGCCCGCCGACGGCCGGCGCATCGTCTCCGCGCTCAAGGCCCTGCCCGGGCACATCCGGCAGATCCTGGAGCAGGACGAGGAGATCGCCGAGCTCGCCGCCAAGTACGCCGACAACGCCGGGATGATGTTCATCGGGCGCGTCCGCGGCTACCCCGTGGCCCGCGAGGGCGCGCAGAAGCTCAAGGAGATCTCGTACGTCCACGCCGAGGCGTACCCCGCCAGCGAGCTCAAGCACGGCCCGCTCGCGCTGATCAGCCCCGAGCTGCCCACCGTCGCCCTGGTGCCCGACGACGAGCTGCTCGACAAGAACCTCACCACCCTCGGCGAGATCAAGGCCCGCTCCGGCCGCGTCCTCGCCGTCGCCCACCGGGCACCCGAGGCCAAGCTCGCCGACCACTGCATCCTGGTGCCCAAGAGCGAGCCCGAGCTCGACCCGCTGCTGCTCAACATCCCGCTGCAGCTGCTCGCCTACCACGCCGCGGTCGCGCTCGGCCGGGACGTGGACAAGCCGCGCAACCTCGCCAAGAGCGTGACGGTCGAGTAG
- a CDS encoding ionic transporter y4hA, whose amino-acid sequence MASTNRPLLLQWTTAAPVAAFALLLATWKRDLPGPLVALVAVFLAAAVLAAVHHAEVVAHRVGEPYGSLVLAVAVTIIEVALIVTLMADGGDKSAGLARDTVFAAVMITCNGILGLSILVGALKYRVAVFNAEGTGAAFATIATLATLSMVLPTFTTSKPGPEFSPAQLVFAAAASIVLYGLFVATLTVRHREDFLPVTAAGDVLDTADHADPPSNRETATSLVLLALALISVVGLAKGISPTIEDGVAAAGLPASVVGVVIALLVLLPETIAAVRAAVRNEVQTSLNLALGSALASIGLTIPAVALASVWLEGPLLLGLGANHMVLLALTVAVGTLTVIPKRATPLQGGVHLALLAAYLELALVP is encoded by the coding sequence ATGGCCTCGACGAACCGACCGCTCCTGCTCCAGTGGACGACGGCCGCTCCGGTGGCGGCGTTCGCGCTGCTCCTCGCGACGTGGAAGCGGGACCTGCCGGGGCCGCTGGTGGCCCTGGTGGCGGTCTTCCTGGCGGCCGCGGTCCTCGCCGCGGTGCACCACGCGGAGGTGGTCGCGCACCGGGTGGGCGAGCCGTACGGTTCGCTGGTCCTGGCGGTGGCGGTGACGATCATCGAGGTGGCGCTGATCGTGACGCTGATGGCGGACGGCGGCGACAAGAGCGCGGGCCTGGCCCGGGACACGGTGTTCGCCGCGGTGATGATCACCTGCAACGGCATCCTGGGCCTGTCGATCCTGGTGGGCGCGCTCAAGTACCGGGTGGCGGTGTTCAACGCCGAGGGGACGGGCGCCGCGTTCGCGACGATCGCCACGCTCGCGACCCTCAGCATGGTGCTGCCGACGTTCACCACGTCCAAGCCCGGGCCGGAGTTCTCCCCGGCGCAGCTGGTCTTCGCCGCGGCGGCGTCCATCGTCCTGTACGGCCTGTTCGTGGCGACGCTGACGGTGCGCCACCGCGAGGACTTCCTCCCGGTCACGGCCGCCGGCGACGTGCTGGACACCGCGGACCACGCCGACCCGCCGAGCAACCGCGAGACGGCGACCAGCCTCGTCCTGCTCGCGCTCGCGCTGATCTCCGTGGTCGGCCTGGCGAAGGGCATCTCGCCGACCATCGAGGACGGCGTGGCGGCGGCCGGGCTGCCGGCCTCGGTGGTCGGCGTGGTGATCGCGCTGCTGGTGCTGCTGCCGGAGACGATCGCCGCCGTCCGGGCGGCGGTCCGCAACGAGGTGCAGACCAGCCTCAACCTGGCCCTCGGCTCGGCCCTGGCCTCGATCGGCCTGACCATCCCGGCGGTGGCCCTCGCCTCGGTCTGGCTGGAGGGCCCGCTGCTCCTCGGCCTGGGCGCCAACCACATGGTCCTGCTCGCCCTCACCGTCGCGGTCGGCACGCTGACGGTGATCCCGAAACGGGCGACGCCGCTGCAGGGCGGGGTGCACCTCGCCCTGCTCGCGGCGTACCTGGAGCTCGCCCTCGTCCCCTAG
- a CDS encoding polysaccharide deacetylase family protein, whose protein sequence is MAVGRRAVLGALAVGVLGGCGRDAGPPDDGPPAAPPATPAASAAPATPVASAALPARAAVVDRYAGSRPESWGTDVAGVVTARPDAALALTFDACGGPGGDGYDGALVDTLRQHGVPATLFLNARWIDANPERARELAADPLFEIGNHGTAHRPLSVTGRAAYGIAGTRDAGEAYDEVAGNHARLTALLGRPPRWFRSGTAHYDEVATRIVADLAEQVAGFAVNADGGATFTAEQVRTALADVPPGALVIAHLNHPAGGTAPGFAAALPTLLAAGRTFARLSD, encoded by the coding sequence ATGGCGGTCGGACGACGGGCGGTCCTGGGAGCACTGGCGGTCGGCGTGCTGGGCGGATGCGGACGCGACGCCGGGCCGCCGGACGACGGACCGCCCGCCGCGCCGCCGGCGACTCCGGCCGCTTCGGCTGCCCCGGCGACACCGGTGGCCTCGGCAGCACTGCCGGCCCGGGCGGCGGTGGTCGACCGGTACGCGGGGAGCCGGCCGGAGAGCTGGGGCACCGACGTGGCGGGCGTGGTGACAGCCCGTCCGGACGCCGCCCTCGCGCTGACCTTCGACGCCTGCGGCGGGCCCGGCGGCGACGGGTACGACGGCGCGCTGGTCGACACCCTGCGGCAGCACGGGGTGCCCGCCACGCTCTTCCTGAACGCCCGCTGGATCGACGCCAACCCCGAACGGGCCCGCGAACTCGCCGCCGACCCGCTGTTCGAGATCGGCAACCACGGCACCGCCCACCGCCCGCTCTCCGTCACCGGCCGTGCCGCGTACGGCATCGCGGGCACCCGCGACGCCGGCGAGGCGTACGACGAGGTCGCCGGCAACCACGCCCGGCTCACCGCGCTGCTCGGCCGGCCGCCGCGCTGGTTCCGCTCCGGCACTGCCCACTACGACGAGGTCGCCACCCGGATCGTCGCCGACCTCGCCGAACAGGTCGCCGGCTTCGCCGTCAACGCGGACGGCGGTGCCACCTTCACCGCCGAGCAGGTCCGCACCGCCCTCGCCGACGTCCCTCCCGGCGCCCTCGTCATCGCCCACCTCAACCACCCCGCCGGAGGCACCGCCCCCGGCTTCGCCGCCGCCCTGCCCACCCTCCTCGCCGCCGGCCGCACCTTCGCCCGCCTCAGCGACTGA
- the helR gene encoding RNA polymerase recycling motor ATPase HelR, giving the protein MRAERLHHEDVFDLPGRLAAKADPALIGADREQFAAIAESLEQTVAELSERLDALRREPGGAGRAAMDRDNEIHRLSGRLRALRRFGLDLCLGRIVAEGDTEPVYIGRLGLTDGDGRRLLIDWRSPAAEPFFAATHANPMGLASRRRYRWARGRINDYWDEVFTADGLSGNAALDDQSAFIASLGSSRSSRMRDVLATIQSDQDAIIRAGSRGALVVDGGPGTGKTVVALHRSAHLLYSDPRLGHRRGGVLFVGPHQPYLAYVADVLPSLGEEGVQTCTVRDLVDEGAVATVERDPEVARLKASAELVKGIEAAVRIYEEPPTEGMEVSTYWGELWLSADDWARAFDAPAPGTPHNEARAQIWEEVVTLLRDKLEVDEEEGEVPAALFRRSLRENRELVTTLNKAWPMIEATDLVGDLWTVPAYLRLAAPWLGREEIRLLQREDPQAWTVSDLPLIDAARQRLGDPESAKLQRRREAALAAERERMSGVIDHLLDADDDGEGVVTMLRGQDLKDSLVDTDALPTADPDRLAGPFAHIVVDEAQELTDAEWQMLLRRCPSRSFTIVGDRAQARRGFTESWQERLARVGLDRIELASLRINYRTPEEVMAEAAPVIRAALPDANVPTSVRSSGLPVVHGPAAALETVVADWLAAHDDGVACVIGAPGYPESARVRSLTPSLSKGLEFDLVVLVDPQAFGEGIEGAVDRYVAMTRTTGQLVVLTTG; this is encoded by the coding sequence ATGCGCGCTGAGCGACTGCACCACGAGGACGTCTTCGACCTGCCCGGGCGGCTCGCCGCCAAGGCGGATCCGGCGCTGATCGGCGCGGACCGGGAGCAGTTCGCTGCCATCGCCGAGAGCCTGGAGCAGACCGTCGCCGAGCTGTCCGAGCGGCTGGACGCGCTGCGCCGCGAGCCGGGCGGGGCGGGCCGGGCGGCGATGGACCGGGACAACGAGATCCACCGGCTGAGCGGCCGGCTGCGGGCGCTGCGCCGGTTCGGGCTGGACCTGTGCCTGGGCCGGATCGTCGCGGAGGGCGACACCGAGCCGGTGTACATCGGCCGGCTCGGGCTGACCGACGGCGACGGGCGCCGGCTGCTGATCGACTGGCGCTCCCCGGCGGCGGAGCCGTTCTTCGCCGCGACCCACGCCAACCCGATGGGCCTGGCCAGCCGCCGCCGCTACCGCTGGGCGCGCGGCCGGATCAACGACTACTGGGACGAGGTGTTCACCGCCGACGGTCTCTCCGGGAACGCCGCGCTCGACGACCAGTCGGCGTTCATCGCGAGCCTCGGCTCCAGCCGCTCGTCGCGGATGCGGGACGTGCTGGCCACCATCCAGTCCGACCAGGACGCGATCATCCGGGCGGGCTCGCGCGGCGCCCTGGTCGTCGACGGCGGCCCGGGCACCGGCAAGACGGTGGTGGCGCTGCACCGCTCCGCGCACCTGCTGTACTCCGACCCGCGCCTGGGCCACCGCCGCGGCGGGGTGCTGTTCGTCGGCCCGCACCAGCCGTACCTGGCGTACGTCGCGGACGTGCTGCCGAGCCTCGGCGAGGAGGGCGTGCAGACCTGCACCGTCCGCGACCTGGTCGACGAGGGGGCGGTCGCGACGGTCGAGCGCGACCCGGAGGTGGCCCGGCTGAAGGCGTCCGCGGAGCTGGTGAAGGGCATCGAGGCGGCCGTCCGGATCTACGAGGAGCCGCCGACCGAGGGCATGGAGGTCTCCACGTACTGGGGGGAGCTCTGGCTGAGCGCCGACGACTGGGCGCGGGCCTTCGACGCGCCCGCACCCGGCACCCCGCACAACGAGGCACGGGCGCAGATCTGGGAGGAGGTCGTCACGCTGCTGCGCGACAAGCTGGAGGTGGACGAGGAGGAGGGCGAGGTCCCGGCCGCGCTGTTCCGCCGCTCGCTGCGCGAGAACCGGGAGCTGGTCACCACCCTCAACAAGGCGTGGCCGATGATCGAGGCCACCGACCTGGTCGGCGACCTGTGGACCGTCCCCGCGTACCTGCGGCTGGCCGCGCCGTGGCTCGGCCGGGAGGAGATCCGGCTGCTGCAGCGCGAGGACCCGCAGGCGTGGACGGTCTCCGACCTGCCGCTGATCGACGCCGCCCGGCAGCGCCTCGGCGACCCGGAGTCGGCGAAGCTCCAGCGCCGCCGGGAGGCGGCGCTGGCCGCCGAGCGGGAGCGGATGTCCGGCGTGATCGACCACCTGCTGGACGCGGACGACGACGGCGAGGGCGTGGTCACCATGCTGCGCGGCCAGGACCTGAAGGACAGCCTGGTCGACACCGATGCCCTGCCCACCGCCGACCCGGACCGGCTGGCCGGCCCGTTCGCCCACATCGTGGTCGACGAGGCGCAGGAACTCACCGACGCCGAATGGCAGATGCTGCTCCGGCGCTGCCCGTCCCGCAGCTTCACCATCGTCGGCGACCGGGCGCAGGCCCGGCGCGGCTTCACCGAGAGCTGGCAGGAGCGCCTGGCCCGGGTCGGCCTCGACCGGATCGAACTGGCCTCGCTGCGGATCAACTACCGCACCCCCGAGGAGGTCATGGCGGAGGCCGCGCCGGTCATCCGGGCCGCCCTGCCGGACGCCAACGTGCCGACCTCCGTGCGCAGCAGCGGCCTTCCGGTGGTGCACGGCCCGGCCGCCGCGCTGGAGACCGTCGTCGCGGACTGGCTGGCCGCGCACGACGACGGCGTCGCCTGCGTGATCGGCGCCCCCGGGTACCCGGAGAGTGCGCGGGTGCGCTCGCTCACGCCGTCGCTGTCCAAGGGCCTGGAGTTCGACCTGGTGGTGCTGGTCGACCCGCAGGCGTTCGGCGAGGGCATCGAGGGCGCCGTCGACCGGTACGTGGCGATGACCCGGACGACCGGGCAACTGGTGGTGCTCACCACCGGCTGA